A genomic window from Methanobrevibacter sp. TLL-48-HuF1 includes:
- a CDS encoding methylamine methyltransferase corrinoid protein reductive activase — MVEHYAIAIDIGTSGIRAQSYNLTTGKTISTAITLRHPLPGANVVDHLHFALNIGRETAHNILITTINRVIANLDIDLNKVERLAVCGNPIQLSLFNNIEIRDLAFWGENALKEKNIIPPSRRGKILNPQAIGLDINPNAKIYIPPAIKHEIGADALAMLYKSEALEKDEYSLIIDFGTNAEMALIADGEIYTASAAAGPAIEGQNIEKGRLASPGVICDINEEEMFWKMKILNDNLIVEDGDLIDPVNGNVIKKSDIQAKGITGTGVIAAFSLGSDDKIIKDGKIKDTIYLQDNIYLKEKDISNIGKALGAFRAGQLTLAESADILLDEIESVYMAGASGFYVDAKKSLNIGQIPPCPQQVYQIGNTSLAMAKDIVLNPELLDELQKLADKIESNHIMLATSEIFEKIYSLELAIYEQGMPFWMYNQWLQKYGIQEIPNIETEPEITKLYPRDIADLGENDLNTVDIENTLSAKFDRCIYCMDCVNSCPENALSFEKDEFKLRTDLCSGLGCLRCAGNCKEHAFKYEEFYKDI, encoded by the coding sequence ATGGTAGAACATTATGCAATAGCTATAGATATTGGAACTAGCGGTATCAGGGCTCAAAGCTACAATTTAACCACAGGTAAAACAATATCTACAGCTATAACTTTAAGACATCCATTGCCTGGAGCCAATGTAGTAGATCATCTTCACTTTGCATTAAATATAGGTCGTGAAACTGCCCATAACATTCTTATAACTACAATAAACAGAGTTATAGCTAATTTAGATATTGATTTAAATAAAGTGGAAAGACTGGCAGTTTGCGGAAATCCAATACAGTTATCCTTATTTAACAATATTGAAATAAGAGATTTGGCTTTTTGGGGAGAAAATGCTCTAAAAGAAAAAAATATAATTCCCCCATCCAGACGGGGAAAAATATTAAATCCTCAAGCAATCGGTTTAGATATTAATCCCAATGCCAAAATTTACATTCCTCCAGCTATTAAACATGAAATTGGAGCAGATGCCTTAGCTATGCTTTATAAATCCGAAGCTTTAGAAAAAGATGAATATTCACTTATTATAGACTTTGGAACAAATGCTGAAATGGCACTGATTGCTGACGGAGAAATTTATACTGCATCAGCTGCAGCAGGACCTGCTATTGAAGGGCAGAATATTGAAAAAGGCCGGCTGGCTTCTCCAGGAGTAATCTGCGATATTAATGAAGAGGAAATGTTCTGGAAAATGAAAATTCTTAATGACAATTTAATAGTTGAAGACGGAGATTTAATTGATCCTGTTAATGGAAATGTCATTAAAAAATCAGACATACAAGCAAAAGGAATTACAGGAACCGGTGTAATAGCTGCATTTAGTTTAGGTAGTGATGATAAAATCATAAAAGACGGCAAAATTAAAGATACAATTTACCTGCAGGACAACATTTATCTAAAAGAAAAAGATATTTCAAATATTGGAAAGGCATTAGGTGCTTTTAGAGCAGGACAGTTAACACTAGCTGAAAGTGCAGATATCCTTTTAGATGAAATTGAAAGTGTATATATGGCCGGAGCTTCAGGATTTTATGTTGATGCTAAAAAATCATTAAACATAGGACAAATTCCGCCCTGCCCCCAACAAGTTTATCAAATTGGAAATACATCATTAGCTATGGCTAAAGATATTGTATTAAACCCCGAATTATTAGATGAATTGCAGAAATTGGCTGATAAAATTGAAAGCAATCATATAATGCTTGCTACTTCTGAAATATTTGAAAAAATATATTCCCTGGAACTGGCCATTTATGAACAGGGAATGCCATTTTGGATGTATAATCAATGGCTGCAAAAATACGGCATTCAGGAAATCCCAAATATTGAAACAGAACCTGAAATAACTAAATTATACCCAAGAGATATTGCAGATTTGGGAGAAAATGATTTAAACACAGTTGATATTGAAAATACATTATCTGCAAAATTTGACAGATGTATTTACTGTATGGACTGTGTTAATTCATGTCCTGAAAATGCTCTGTCTTTTGAGAAAGATGAATTTAAATTAAGAACAGACTTATGTTCAGGCCTTGGCTGTTTAAGGTGTGCTGGAAATTGCAAAGAACATGCTTTTAAATATGAAGAATTTTACAAAGATATATAG
- a CDS encoding RlmE family RNA methyltransferase: MGSRWQMEKKHDPYYKKAKKEDYRSRASYKIKQLDKKFKLIKEGDTVVDLGAAPGGWSQVALEKVGEEGLVIGVDLNRIKPFPEENFHGIRGDFTTSEVQEKVMNLIGGKAKVVISDASPSLCGIKNIDQLRSIDLTNTVIGIADNILEPKGNLVMKVFQGPEYKDMLTRLKKKYRQVKTTKPPSSRKKSSEMYVVGLDFKPKKNKKSKD; this comes from the coding sequence ATGGGCAGTCGCTGGCAAATGGAAAAAAAACATGATCCATATTACAAAAAAGCTAAAAAAGAAGATTATCGCTCAAGAGCATCATATAAAATCAAACAATTAGATAAAAAATTCAAACTTATTAAAGAAGGAGATACTGTTGTAGACCTTGGAGCAGCTCCCGGAGGATGGTCTCAGGTAGCTTTAGAAAAAGTCGGAGAAGAAGGTCTTGTAATCGGAGTGGATTTAAATAGAATAAAACCATTTCCTGAAGAAAACTTCCATGGAATTAGAGGAGATTTTACAACATCAGAAGTTCAGGAAAAAGTTATGAATTTAATTGGTGGAAAAGCTAAGGTCGTAATTTCTGATGCATCACCATCATTATGCGGAATTAAAAATATTGACCAGTTAAGATCCATTGATTTGACAAACACAGTTATTGGAATAGCTGATAATATTTTAGAACCTAAAGGAAACTTAGTTATGAAAGTATTTCAGGGTCCGGAATATAAAGACATGCTAACCAGACTTAAAAAGAAATACAGACAGGTAAAAACAACAAAACCACCATCCTCCCGTAAAAAAAGCTCAGAAATGTATGTTGTAGGATTGGATTTTAAACCTAAAAAAAATAAAAAAAGTAAAGATTAA
- a CDS encoding translation initiation factor IF-2 subunit beta, protein MEEYENLLNRAIDQLPPEVFEHKRFKIPKAYSDIQGNRTFIKNFKDVAEDLNRDPQHVLKFLLRELGTAGNLEGSRAILQGKFTHYLINERLEDYVEKYVICHECNRPDTKIIREDRIFILKCAACGAKAPLKPL, encoded by the coding sequence ATGGAAGAATACGAAAATTTATTAAATAGAGCAATAGACCAATTACCTCCTGAAGTATTTGAACACAAAAGATTTAAAATTCCTAAAGCTTATTCAGATATACAAGGTAACAGAACTTTTATAAAAAACTTTAAAGATGTTGCTGAAGACTTAAACAGAGACCCACAACATGTATTAAAATTTTTATTAAGAGAATTAGGTACTGCAGGTAATTTAGAAGGTTCAAGAGCAATTTTACAAGGTAAATTTACACATTACTTAATCAATGAAAGATTAGAAGATTATGTGGAAAAATATGTTATTTGCCACGAATGTAACAGACCAGATACTAAAATTATCAGGGAAGATAGGATATTCATATTAAAATGTGCTGCATGTGGTGCTAAAGCTCCATTAAAACCATTATAA
- a CDS encoding tyrosine--tRNA ligase: MSIEEKIQLIEKGTLEVIDTEELKEVLKKEQPIAYTGYEPSGKIHLGHAVTVQKLKTLQKLGFKIKILLADYHAFLNGKGSVEEIAETAQYNMKCFKALGLDETTEFILGSSFQLTEDYASKVYKLATMTTLKRARRSMDQVSRHDDNPKVASVIYPIMQTVDMVALDVDIALGGMEQRKIQMLARENLEKIDEKVPVCIHTPLLHGLDGDAKMSSSKGNFIAVDDSVEEITKKIKKSYCPQGEVEGNPMIEIAETFVYPNQETLLIKRPEKFGGDIELTHEQLINDFSNGDLHPMDLKNGIKDFLIEHFAPVREYMEE, translated from the coding sequence ATGAGCATTGAAGAAAAGATTCAATTAATTGAGAAAGGAACCTTAGAAGTTATAGATACTGAAGAATTAAAAGAAGTTCTTAAAAAAGAACAGCCTATAGCTTATACCGGATATGAACCTTCAGGTAAAATTCATTTAGGTCATGCAGTAACAGTGCAAAAACTTAAAACCCTTCAGAAGTTAGGTTTTAAAATCAAAATACTTCTTGCAGACTACCATGCTTTTTTAAATGGAAAAGGAAGTGTTGAAGAAATTGCTGAAACTGCACAGTATAATATGAAATGTTTTAAAGCATTAGGTTTAGATGAAACTACTGAATTCATACTAGGTTCAAGTTTCCAATTAACCGAAGATTATGCATCTAAAGTTTATAAATTAGCTACCATGACTACTTTAAAAAGAGCCAGAAGAAGTATGGATCAGGTAAGTCGCCATGACGATAACCCTAAAGTAGCTAGTGTAATTTATCCGATTATGCAAACTGTAGATATGGTTGCTCTAGATGTAGACATCGCTCTTGGTGGAATGGAACAAAGGAAAATTCAAATGCTCGCACGTGAAAACTTGGAGAAAATTGATGAAAAAGTCCCCGTTTGTATTCACACACCATTGTTACATGGTCTTGACGGAGATGCTAAAATGTCTTCAAGTAAAGGAAATTTCATTGCTGTTGATGATTCAGTTGAAGAAATTACCAAGAAAATCAAAAAAAGCTACTGCCCTCAAGGAGAAGTTGAAGGAAATCCAATGATTGAAATAGCTGAAACATTTGTATATCCAAACCAGGAAACTTTACTTATCAAAAGACCTGAAAAATTCGGAGGAGACATTGAACTTACTCATGAACAGTTAATTAATGATTTCTCAAATGGAGACTTACATCCAATGGATTTAAAAAATGGAATTAAAGATTTCTTAATTGAACATTTTGCTCCGGTAAGAGAATATATGGAGGAATAA
- the mtaC gene encoding methanol--corrinoid protein MtaC: protein MNYNKKEGIEMTYKDLEDKINQNKIAIRYNIVVEGAAIKPEDYPEVKEGLPTEEPFKSIALGVLYEDKAKVLSDVKESLKNEISPLDIINKGLMKGIDAVSLLYTKGVYFLPDLMLAGDAMMESVKECEKVLGHKSETKGTVVCFVAEGDPHDIGKNLILMFLRAGGYEAIDLGRDVPTEKVVEAVKKYHPLFMTGTALMTTTMTAFPKVVDALEKEGLEVPAIGCGGGAVRKDYVESMPMTVYGVEAYHTPKLADAILKNHKTWEDLRKEYSDIVGEFVPEYSN from the coding sequence ATGAATTATAATAAAAAAGAAGGGATTGAAATGACTTATAAAGATTTAGAGGATAAAATAAATCAAAATAAGATAGCTATTAGATACAACATAGTTGTAGAAGGTGCAGCTATAAAACCTGAGGACTATCCTGAAGTAAAAGAAGGATTGCCAACAGAAGAACCATTCAAATCAATAGCTTTAGGAGTGCTCTATGAAGATAAAGCAAAAGTATTAAGCGATGTTAAGGAATCTCTTAAAAATGAGATTTCACCACTGGACATCATAAACAAAGGACTTATGAAAGGTATTGATGCAGTGAGCTTACTTTATACAAAAGGAGTTTATTTCTTACCTGATTTAATGCTTGCAGGAGATGCAATGATGGAAAGTGTAAAAGAATGTGAAAAAGTTCTTGGACACAAAAGTGAAACAAAAGGAACTGTTGTTTGTTTTGTTGCTGAAGGAGATCCGCATGATATCGGTAAAAACTTAATCTTGATGTTTTTAAGAGCAGGAGGATATGAAGCTATCGATTTAGGAAGAGATGTTCCTACCGAGAAAGTTGTTGAAGCTGTTAAAAAGTACCATCCATTATTTATGACCGGTACTGCACTTATGACAACTACAATGACTGCATTTCCAAAAGTTGTAGATGCCCTTGAAAAAGAAGGTCTTGAAGTACCTGCAATAGGATGTGGTGGGGGAGCTGTAAGAAAAGACTATGTTGAAAGTATGCCTATGACAGTATACGGAGTAGAAGCTTACCACACACCAAAATTAGCTGATGCAATCTTGAAGAACCATAAAACATGGGAAGATTTAAGAAAAGAATACAGCGACATTGTAGGAGAATTTGTACCGGAATATTCAAACTAG
- a CDS encoding 60S ribosomal export protein NMD3, translated as MIFMFCVECGSTDKKMVGDICIDCFLKDFQMIEIPENIKVEICSHCNSRIEEGKWTDSFLPEDEIIYRALERNIKINDLVENEIINLEIDQIKGTITNCYVEVIGEVYGVQLDETHDTSVRIMKTVCPTCSKLQAGYYESVVQFRADNRDIKPEEYDKADEVVKRTLDKQSKSDKLAYCPQIAKLKEGYDYYIGSLKTGRKVAESLKEEFGGITKESPRLISEDKSTGKGLYRIWISIRIPEFEIDDFIKYDNKILQVKDIDKNRVVGIDISNHKRHTIPLKESEDIILLKKSDEIETTTIISKSPNNIQILDPADYSAVDLDMIDEFKDSNIGDEVKIIKINNYIYLIK; from the coding sequence ATGATTTTTATGTTTTGTGTAGAATGCGGAAGCACTGATAAAAAAATGGTTGGAGACATCTGCATTGACTGCTTTTTAAAAGATTTTCAAATGATTGAAATTCCAGAAAATATTAAAGTAGAAATCTGCAGCCATTGCAACAGTAGAATCGAAGAAGGAAAATGGACAGATTCATTTTTACCGGAAGATGAAATAATTTACCGTGCATTAGAGCGAAACATTAAAATCAACGACCTTGTTGAAAATGAAATTATCAATCTTGAAATTGACCAAATAAAAGGAACAATAACTAATTGTTATGTGGAAGTTATTGGAGAAGTTTACGGAGTTCAGCTTGATGAAACCCATGATACTTCTGTAAGAATAATGAAAACAGTTTGTCCAACATGCAGTAAACTTCAGGCAGGTTATTATGAATCAGTTGTTCAGTTTAGAGCAGACAACAGAGATATAAAACCTGAAGAATATGATAAAGCTGATGAAGTTGTTAAAAGAACTTTAGATAAGCAAAGCAAAAGCGACAAATTAGCTTACTGTCCTCAAATAGCCAAATTAAAAGAAGGATATGATTATTATATCGGATCATTGAAAACCGGTAGAAAAGTAGCTGAAAGCTTAAAAGAAGAATTTGGAGGAATTACTAAAGAGTCTCCAAGACTTATCAGTGAAGACAAATCTACAGGAAAAGGCCTTTATAGAATTTGGATTTCAATCAGAATTCCCGAATTTGAAATAGATGATTTTATCAAATATGACAATAAAATACTGCAGGTAAAAGATATTGATAAAAACAGAGTTGTTGGAATAGATATAAGCAATCATAAAAGACATACAATACCTTTAAAAGAAAGTGAAGACATAATACTTCTTAAAAAGTCTGATGAAATTGAAACAACAACAATCATCTCCAAATCTCCAAACAACATTCAAATTCTAGACCCTGCAGATTACTCTGCTGTTGATTTAGATATGATAGATGAATTTAAAGATTCCAATATTGGTGATGAAGTCAAAATTATTAAAATTAACAATTACATTTATTTAATTAAGTGA
- the tmk gene encoding dTMP kinase, which translates to MYIVFEGIDGAGKSTQINLLKYWLEENGFDVETVVEPTDSKVGKLIREILQRPDATTNRIQKTLGLLFAADRMLIMDKLNDDSKVILSDRSFISSLAYQEPADWIKQINKYAKEPDLVLLLDVDVKTSVNRCSKKDEFENEEFLSKVKANYLDLISNFNHEIIDASTGVNKVSTDVKKAVAPYMGICPDCIR; encoded by the coding sequence ATGTACATTGTTTTTGAGGGAATTGATGGTGCAGGTAAATCTACTCAGATTAACTTGTTAAAATATTGGCTGGAAGAAAACGGTTTTGATGTTGAAACAGTTGTGGAACCGACAGATTCAAAAGTTGGTAAGTTAATTAGAGAGATATTACAAAGACCGGATGCAACAACTAACAGAATTCAAAAAACATTGGGTTTGCTGTTTGCAGCAGACAGGATGCTTATTATGGATAAACTTAATGATGATTCTAAAGTTATTTTAAGTGACCGCTCTTTTATTTCTAGTTTAGCTTATCAGGAACCTGCAGACTGGATTAAACAGATTAATAAATATGCAAAAGAACCTGATCTGGTTTTACTTTTGGATGTAGATGTTAAAACTTCTGTAAATCGATGCTCTAAAAAAGACGAATTTGAAAATGAGGAATTTTTAAGTAAAGTCAAAGCTAATTATTTGGATTTAATTAGTAATTTCAATCATGAAATAATTGATGCAAGTACTGGGGTAAATAAGGTCTCAACAGATGTTAAAAAAGCTGTAGCCCCGTATATGGGTATTTGTCCGGATTGTATTAGGTGA
- the mtaB gene encoding methanol--corrinoid protein co-methyltransferase MtaB, with product MKRYTKMEYENPDEMTFGFSKHPVKTKNGLEIGAGYVNPIIKVAPKEGTENSKDTMVSECRNIAISACQRAVNIGLPSFILEQEHIAQQTANPDWAGECTQAQVEVLEKFQDEYGIKTALKATPADIRDEAKGENYRTSSQYQQVMESIEQCCENGASIICIETTGGKSVSDYGISRGDPRAILFGIGVLGSIDMEFMWTEIVKICSKHNVVPGGDTNCSQSNTAMFLAGGLLDKDCSHTLAAIARAIGACNSLVAVECGAKGPLKDCGYENPIVKSISGVPIATEGKNAVCAHSDLMGNLIAGITDCWSNESVYHREEMGGTTPEVWLQATGYEAALMNTAIETENNKILRDLYTLADKYRDPQALILAYDNAHRIGSAIAEHGDDPYQRSIAGALEAGAIIKEAVEDKKMQLTRFEQDSLNGAMKIYEKLPEDSGKFIKQSSKRYGRKVEDFDPKNYEL from the coding sequence ATGAAAAGGTATACAAAAATGGAGTACGAAAATCCTGATGAAATGACTTTCGGATTTTCAAAACACCCAGTTAAAACAAAAAATGGATTGGAAATCGGAGCAGGCTATGTTAATCCGATAATCAAAGTTGCTCCAAAAGAAGGAACTGAAAATTCAAAAGACACCATGGTATCAGAATGTAGAAATATTGCAATAAGTGCCTGTCAAAGGGCTGTGAATATCGGATTGCCCTCATTTATTTTAGAACAGGAACATATTGCACAGCAAACTGCAAATCCTGATTGGGCAGGAGAATGTACTCAGGCACAGGTTGAAGTTCTTGAAAAATTCCAGGACGAATATGGAATTAAAACTGCACTTAAAGCTACACCTGCAGATATTAGAGATGAAGCAAAAGGAGAAAATTACAGAACTTCTTCACAATATCAGCAGGTAATGGAAAGTATCGAGCAATGCTGTGAAAATGGAGCATCAATAATCTGTATTGAAACAACCGGAGGAAAATCTGTTTCAGATTACGGAATCTCTCGAGGAGACCCGAGAGCAATATTATTTGGAATCGGAGTTTTAGGCAGTATAGATATGGAATTCATGTGGACAGAAATTGTAAAAATCTGCAGCAAACACAATGTAGTTCCGGGAGGAGATACTAACTGTTCCCAGTCAAATACTGCAATGTTTTTAGCAGGAGGATTATTGGATAAAGACTGTTCTCATACATTGGCAGCTATAGCCAGAGCTATTGGAGCATGCAACAGTTTAGTTGCTGTGGAATGCGGTGCAAAAGGACCTCTTAAAGACTGCGGTTATGAAAACCCTATTGTAAAATCAATAAGTGGAGTTCCTATTGCAACAGAAGGTAAAAATGCTGTTTGTGCACACTCTGACTTAATGGGAAATTTAATAGCCGGAATAACTGACTGCTGGAGTAATGAATCAGTTTATCATAGAGAAGAAATGGGTGGAACAACACCTGAAGTCTGGTTACAGGCAACAGGATATGAAGCTGCATTAATGAATACAGCTATTGAAACCGAAAACAATAAAATATTAAGAGACCTGTACACATTAGCAGACAAATACAGAGACCCGCAAGCATTAATTCTTGCATATGACAACGCACATAGAATTGGTAGTGCTATTGCAGAACATGGTGATGATCCATATCAAAGAAGTATAGCTGGAGCTCTTGAAGCTGGTGCTATCATAAAAGAAGCTGTTGAAGACAAAAAAATGCAGTTAACCCGATTTGAACAGGACAGCCTCAATGGAGCTATGAAAATCTATGAGAAATTACCTGAAGATTCCGGCAAATTCATCAAACAATCATCCAAACGATACGGACGTAAAGTAGAGGACTTTGATCCTAAGAATTATGAATTATAA
- the mtaA gene encoding methylcobamide:CoM methyltransferase MtaA, translated as MNLKENLENALSGEDVEVKPVISVTQAGIIEAMEQTNASWPEAHTNPEQMAILGSSLHELAGLECARIPFGLTVEAQSMGAEVNLGNNERTPEVTGTPFESADDIEAPDDFLENGRIPTVLEAIDILKEKYEDLPIIVGITGPFTLTGHLLGIENVVRYMKTDPDEIEIAMENCLDASMDYIEAIQEHNADVICVNEPTASPELIDPLQFKSMIKPNLEDLADFIDVQKVLHICGSTQPIISDMSSVGFDGISIEEAVDIPKAKESIENDCVIVGNISTSKTLLSGTPEDVKEDVKKVLSEDIDIIAPSCGLAPKTPLANVKALVEARNEYFNI; from the coding sequence ATGAATCTAAAAGAAAATCTTGAAAATGCACTTTCAGGTGAAGATGTGGAAGTTAAACCTGTTATAAGTGTAACACAAGCAGGAATTATCGAAGCAATGGAACAGACTAATGCTTCCTGGCCGGAAGCACATACCAATCCTGAGCAAATGGCAATTTTAGGAAGTTCCCTACATGAACTTGCAGGCCTTGAATGTGCAAGAATACCTTTTGGACTTACAGTTGAAGCACAATCTATGGGGGCTGAAGTGAATCTCGGAAACAATGAGCGAACTCCGGAAGTAACTGGAACTCCTTTTGAATCTGCAGATGATATTGAAGCACCAGATGATTTTTTAGAAAATGGGCGTATTCCAACAGTTCTTGAAGCTATTGATATTTTAAAAGAAAAATATGAAGATTTGCCGATAATCGTTGGAATTACCGGACCATTTACATTAACAGGACATTTGCTTGGAATTGAAAATGTCGTAAGATATATGAAAACTGATCCTGATGAAATAGAAATAGCTATGGAAAACTGTCTTGATGCAAGTATGGATTATATTGAAGCAATTCAGGAACATAATGCAGATGTTATTTGTGTAAACGAACCTACAGCATCACCGGAATTAATTGATCCTCTTCAATTTAAATCAATGATTAAACCTAATCTTGAAGATTTGGCTGATTTTATTGATGTGCAAAAAGTATTGCATATATGCGGGTCAACACAACCTATTATAAGTGACATGTCCTCTGTCGGCTTTGACGGAATAAGTATTGAAGAAGCTGTTGACATTCCAAAAGCTAAAGAGAGCATTGAGAATGATTGTGTTATTGTAGGAAACATTTCAACATCTAAAACATTATTGAGCGGAACACCTGAAGATGTAAAAGAAGATGTAAAAAAAGTATTAAGTGAAGATATTGATATTATAGCTCCAAGTTGTGGATTAGCTCCAAAAACACCACTAGCTAATGTTAAAGCACTAGTTGAAGCTAGAAATGAATATTTTAATATTTAA
- the mcm gene encoding minichromosome maintenance protein MCM, which yields MNASTKSRTSVAKFEEFFSTTYKDDVFEILEKYPDERSLTVDYNDLEMFDPDLADLLIEKPEEVIEASKSAIKNIDPLVKDADINIRFENLSNIIPLKTLLSKYIGTFVAADGIVRKTDEIRPRIETGVFECRGCMRLHEVEQRSDSRIIEPSLCSECGGRSFRLLQEESKYVDTQTARMQEPLENLSGGTEPKQMLMVLEDDLVDQLNPGDKVRITGTLKTFREERSGKFKNYIYVNHIEPLEQEFEELQLTEEDEAKIIELSKDPNIYEKIIKSTAPSIRGYRDVKEAIALQLFGGAAKELEDETRLRGDIHILIVGDPGIGKSQMLKYVSKLAPRSIYTSGKGTTGAGLTAAAVRDELGGWSLEAGALVLGDQGNVCVDELDKMRSEDRSALHEALEQQTVSIAKAGIMATLNSRCSVLAAANPKFGRFDRFKILAEQIDLPSPILSRFDLIFVVEDKPSVKGDSELAQHILQIHQQNTVNYEIEPELLRKYIAYARKNINPKLTDEANMVLKEFYVSTRNSSGDEESPVPITARQLEAIIRLAEASAKIRLKDTVDKEDAEKAVRLQLACLKEVGVDPETGEIDIDKVEGRTPKSDRDKLQRIISEIELLEEEYAGQAPMNVLISNMSDKYDISEEKVDEMVRNLKHKGVIYEPTNGYLKRA from the coding sequence ATGAATGCTAGTACAAAATCACGAACATCTGTTGCAAAATTCGAGGAATTTTTCTCTACAACATACAAAGATGATGTATTTGAAATCCTTGAAAAATACCCTGATGAAAGGTCACTTACTGTAGATTACAATGATTTAGAAATGTTTGACCCTGATTTGGCAGATTTATTAATTGAAAAACCTGAAGAAGTTATTGAAGCATCTAAAAGTGCAATAAAAAATATTGACCCATTAGTGAAAGATGCTGATATCAATATTCGTTTTGAAAATCTTTCTAATATAATTCCCTTAAAAACACTATTAAGTAAGTACATTGGGACATTTGTCGCTGCAGATGGAATTGTAAGAAAAACAGATGAAATAAGACCTAGAATTGAAACTGGAGTCTTTGAATGTAGAGGCTGTATGAGATTACATGAAGTAGAACAACGTTCTGACAGCAGGATTATAGAACCTTCTTTATGTAGCGAATGTGGTGGAAGATCATTTAGATTGCTGCAAGAGGAATCAAAATATGTTGATACCCAAACAGCAAGAATGCAAGAACCATTAGAGAATTTATCCGGAGGAACTGAACCTAAACAAATGCTGATGGTTTTAGAAGATGATTTGGTAGACCAGTTAAATCCCGGAGACAAAGTAAGAATTACCGGAACTTTAAAAACATTTAGAGAAGAGCGCAGCGGTAAATTTAAAAACTACATTTATGTGAATCATATTGAACCTTTAGAACAAGAGTTTGAAGAATTGCAACTTACAGAAGAAGATGAAGCAAAAATCATCGAACTTTCCAAAGACCCTAATATTTATGAAAAAATCATCAAATCTACTGCTCCATCAATCAGAGGTTATAGGGATGTAAAAGAAGCTATTGCTCTTCAATTATTTGGTGGTGCTGCAAAAGAGCTTGAAGATGAAACCAGATTAAGAGGAGATATTCATATTTTAATCGTTGGGGATCCGGGTATTGGTAAATCCCAAATGCTTAAATATGTTTCAAAATTAGCTCCAAGAAGTATATATACAAGTGGTAAAGGTACAACTGGAGCAGGATTAACCGCAGCAGCAGTTAGAGACGAATTAGGTGGATGGTCTCTTGAAGCAGGTGCATTAGTACTTGGGGACCAGGGAAATGTATGTGTTGACGAACTGGATAAAATGAGGTCAGAAGACCGTTCAGCACTTCACGAAGCACTGGAACAACAAACTGTAAGTATTGCTAAAGCAGGAATTATGGCTACCTTAAATTCAAGATGTTCAGTTCTTGCAGCAGCTAACCCTAAATTTGGAAGATTTGACAGATTTAAAATACTTGCAGAGCAAATTGATTTACCTTCTCCAATCTTATCTCGTTTCGATTTAATATTTGTTGTTGAAGATAAACCAAGTGTAAAAGGAGATTCAGAACTCGCACAGCACATTCTTCAAATACACCAGCAAAACACTGTGAATTACGAAATTGAACCGGAATTACTTAGAAAATATATTGCATATGCCCGTAAAAATATAAATCCGAAACTTACCGATGAAGCAAACATGGTTTTAAAAGAGTTTTATGTAAGTACAAGGAACAGTTCTGGTGATGAAGAATCTCCAGTTCCAATTACTGCAAGACAATTAGAAGCTATAATCCGTTTAGCCGAAGCTAGTGCCAAAATAAGATTAAAAGACACAGTAGATAAAGAAGATGCAGAAAAAGCTGTGAGATTACAATTAGCTTGTCTTAAAGAAGTTGGTGTTGATCCTGAAACTGGGGAAATAGATATTGATAAAGTAGAAGGAAGAACACCTAAATCAGACAGAGATAAATTACAAAGAATTATTTCTGAAATTGAATTGCTTGAAGAAGAATATGCCGGACAAGCACCAATGAATGTTTTAATATCTAACATGAGTGATAAATACGATATAAGTGAAGAAAAAGTAGATGAAATGGTTAGAAACCTAAAACACAAAGGAGTAATCTACGAACCAACAAACGGTTATCTCAAAAGAGCATAA